The genomic window caCCTTGCCTTTCAAGGCACTCTTGGTTGtcatacattttcataaaaacatAAGtagcataaaaaaattaaaatgtaggcAAGGCAAAAATTAAATAACTTGTGCCAGACATAGGACTGCCTAAACAGGTGGGTTTTGAGGTAAGTGATTATGGGGTCAATGTTGGGGGGGAAAGAGTTTCAGAAGCGAGGTGCAGAGCGGCTGAAGGCTCTTGACACAATGGTAGACAGGCGGGATGAGGGGCTGAGTAGGTGTATTGGAGGTGGGGCGAGGTTATGGATAGCTTTGAATTTATGTGGGAGGATCTTGTTGATGCGGTGTATGATCGAAAAGCCAGTGGAGTTGAAGAACACGGGTTATGTGACCGTTGACAAGAGTTCTGCtaattacagtatttttcggactataaattgcagttttttttatagtttggccaggggtgtgacttatactcaggagcgacttatgtgtgaaattaacacattaccgtaaaatatctaataatatttagctcattcacgtaagagactagacgtataagatttcatgggatttagcgattaggagtgacagattgtttggtaaacatatagcatgttctttatgtttatttgaatgttacattaacataccaggcacttgagttggttatttatttgtcatataacgtacacttattcagcctgttgttcactattctttatttattctaaattgcctttcaaaaatctcttcttggtgttgggttttatcaaataaatttcccccaaaaatgcgacttatactccagtgcaacttatgtttttttccttctttattatgcattttcagcaggtgcgatttGTTCTCTGAAAAGTACGGTATATGGGCAGCAGTGTTCAGGACTAATTGGAGTTTATTGGGGAGACCAAAGAGTAGGGAGTTGTAATAATCCAGACAGGAAGTGACGAGAGTGAACCCGGATTGCAGAACTATTGGGAGTGAGTGAAGGTCGGAGGCAGTTGTTACGGCAGTGGAAAAAGGCGAATTGAATGATGGTGTTAACGTGGTTATGATATGACAGAGTGCTGTCAAGGAGGCCACCCAGACTCTAAACATGGCTTCAAATGCGAAACTATTGattcccttttttttaatttttttttttacccagggCTTGTTGTGGTCTTAGAAGTATTCTCAGATGTTTTCCCTCACACTAACTTGTGAAAAGGATGGACATCTTTCCTACTAGGACATGGTTGTTTAGCAAGATAAGAAGCTACTCACTGCTTCAGCTTGGTAGCTGAATCACAATTACCCATACGTATTTCCTTCTTTAAATCTTTGCCAAgtgggagattttttttttttttaccaagtatgTTTTTTAAATTACCTGTTTAAAAACCTGGCAACATCTGGATCTGCCTCCCCTGAGCGCACAATTGGAGCAACACTATAAAAGCAAGAAGTACAACAAGCATTCaaatcagggttgtcaaactgagggccacatcacaccTACGGCTGATTGTCACAGTGAACATACTGTATATGGATGTATACGTATAATTGCCTCATTATATATTTCCAACGCTACATTGGCTGTGGCGAAAATGTCCAAAGTGGATGTGGGCaaaatgtacatgtaaacaaactagggtgggtcaaaggaccgccaaaattagtaggacaaaacgccgctTGACAAATAGTCTCTAATCACTGAAGCATGTTTGTTATCAACAGTGTGATTTCTAATATTTTTCCCcctcatttttttacatttttgaagaAGCTCCAGAGACGCTGAAAAGCATGTGGGTTGCCCTCCCCCGAGGTAGCTATAAAGTTTAGAAGATGTACTTTTgcatgcaaatctttttttttttcttaaacattTTTATTGAGCAATATAAATTTGAAGTGCTTTATTGACGcaaattatttccaggcttttacaGGCCAATGAATTGATGTGGCAGTTCTTTGATTTTGACATCTGTGATTTACAGTAATAATaggttactgttttttttaaatattaatgacAAAGGCACAATAACTGACCTGCGCTCGGCTCTACGACAGACTGTCCGAGCTAGATGCAAAGCTGCGCTGCTCTTTCCTCCAGACTGAGAGATAGAAAAGAGATTAAATaaggtaaaaataataaaacaacaagAAGTCTTAGATGGACTTGCAGGTAAAATGAAGTTGGTCAAAGGTGGGAGTTCCTCTGTCAATGCATCAATCCAACTTTCCAGGTCTGCTATTGGCGTCGCAGTGAAATTGGTTCGAGCTCACAAACAGAAGAAAAATCATTAAAATGCATACTTAAGACCCAACTTAATCCAACAAAAGCACTAACTTCTATGACTTTCTCTTGCAGATGACCGAGGTGTGGCAATATTGGAGCCAACATCTTGCAAAACACATTGTATCTGAAGGGGAAACAAGTCAAAGTAGTGAACAATCTAATCgttattgttgtattttctaAGAAGGGAACTAATAAATCCAACCTTGTCTAACTGATGAGTGAATGCATGACCTTTTTCAAGGCAGAATTCCCTGGCCAAGCTGCAACATTCAACACAGAAGGGACAATTTAAAAATGACAACGATGACAGATAAGGTTTAAAATATGCATTGTTCAACTTAGTTTagcttcagtttatttggaacatgcatacgatacaatgtaatgcttcacacaattccagttgtttcattacaccaTGTctgaaaggagtaggaagaagcagaacttttttaatcctaccccttttcataccatagtaaTTTTACCATAGTAAGCCAACCAAAAGATAAAAAATCTTtgtgtcaattaaaaaaaagaaaaaagggttTAAGAtgttcataattcttgttctatGTAGTTTGTGAAGACTTGTAGTTTGAagagtctcttaaactgaatcatataggtgctttgtttgatttctttggttaattcaTTTCATAAGTGTTGTACacgcatacaaatgttttgaattagaaTTTCCTCTAAGGTGatatttctccttttttgttgagaagaattgttttacattcttgggtagcaggttatacttgctttatacatcattttaGCGGTTTAAAAATGCACCAAAGCGTTGAATATCAAtcattgtgatttaataaataaagggtttgtatgttctccatatccaacattatgtattattgtaatttatcttttttgtaacacagtcagtgaatgaagcgcacatttgtagttgtttccccatattcctacacagtaactcaaatacggtaacactagtgagaagtaaagaatatgaagcgatttttggtccagaacgtttcgatttattcattattgatgtgtttcttgctactttgtcatatttttttacataagattTCCAGTTCCTttgatctattattacacccaaaaatgtgttttcttttaccctttcaatatctactccgtctatctgtatttgagtttgactttgtcttctactgttaccaaatagcattattgtgGCCTTGGAATAGAACAGTGATTATAATCCAAATAATCACTTTATTAAtattttcaaacacagtgttactgttcaaactgtgtggaattttttttttattacacttgttaaataaaatctctgcctagttttaatgaatatttatgcCTACTAAGCTACTGTATTTTGTTGTGGGTTATTGTGGCAGTATTTGGAGAGCCAAGTATTTTATGAACTGGTACTTGGTGAataaagttgagaaccactggaatagaaGCTCTTACCCTATAGCTGATGACAGTTCATCTGTGTTTcccaaagcttcaaaaatgtgatCTTCCTTTGGTCTCCTTTCTCCGGTGAATGTGCTTGAGAAACCTTTTCAAGGAATAAAGTAAAATGTCAATGAGcacatcaataaaaaaaaaactgaggaaTGTGATGCAATAAAAACCTTTGTCGCCTGTTTTGGTATAAATTTTGGGCACCCTGTTGTCTCCATCAGACGCGTAGCTGTAACGTGAGGATgacatatttagaaaaaaatattgtttaactcaggggtcaccaacctttttgaaaccaagagctacttcttgggtactgattactgCGAAGGGCTAccggtttgatacacacttaaataaattgccagaaatagccaatttgctcaatttacttttaatatatatatatatatatatatatatatatatatatatatatatatatatatatatatatatatatatatatattaaaaaaaatgatatttctgtctgtcattccgtcgtacaattttttttccttttacggaaggttttttgtagagaataaatgataagtgataatgataaatggtttgtacttgtatagcgcttttctaccttcaaggtattcaaagcgctttgacactactttcacattcacacactgatggagggagctgccatgccacccatcaggagtaaaggtgaagtgtcttgctcaggacacaacggacgtgacgaggttggtactaggtggggattgaaccagggaccctcgggtagcgcacggccactctcccacttcgccacgccgtcccaaaatgatgaaaataacacttaattgaacggtttaaaagaggagaaaacaggaaaaaaataaaaatttaattttgaaacatagtttatcttcaatttcgactcttaaaattcaaccgaaaaaaaatgaagaggaaaaactagctaattcaaatgtttttgaaaaaattaaaaaaagaatttatggaacaccaTTAGTAATATTTCCTaattaagatacattttagaattttgatgttaaaatccaatctgcactttgttagaacatataacaaattggaccaagctatatttctaacaaagacaagtcattatttcttctagattttccagaacaaaattttttaaaagaaattcaaaagactttgaaataagatttaaatttgattctacagattttctacatttgccagaatattttttttttaaatttgaatcataagtttgaagaaatatttcacaaatattcttcgtcgaaaaaacagaagctaaattgaattaaaatgtatttattattctttacaataaaacaaatacatttacttgaacattgattaaaattgtcaggagtGAAGAGGAaagaattgaaaaggtaaaaaggtatatgtgtttaaaaatcctaaaatcatttataaggctgtattttttctctaaaattgtcattctgaacgttatgagaagcaaagtaaaaaaaataaatgcatttatttaaacaagtgaagaccaagtctttaaaatattttcatggattttcaaattctatttgagttttgtctctctaagaattaaaaatgttatgcaaagcgagaccagcttgctagtaaataaatacaatttcaaaaatagaggcagctcactggtacgtgctgctatttgagttatttttagaagaggccagcgggctactcatctggtccttacgggctacctggtggtGTCCCCCGGTGTAactattgaaaaaaatgtattatgaGAGAATCACTATTCTACAACACAGTCTACTAATGACACGTGCCTCTTTCTGTAACCTTCTGCTTAACGTGACGTGAATGTTTTTCTAACAATATATCAGTTAAAATATTACAACCTTCTCCAAAGGAACGGCGTTTCCCTCGTCTGCCGCACTCTAAGTTGCCTTACAGTCCTTAAAACACAGTGAAGGAGAGAGGGTTTGATAACAAACGCAGCCATGTTTGTTTTGGGGAATCACCTCAATTTAACTAATTTGTACCTTCGAGCTTCCCGTGGGTCATGGGCGGGGATTTTTAATCACGCGATTGGTCAACTCACCAGATGCTTGAAAGGCAGCGCTACTGCTGATTCGCTGGAAGACGTACGAGAAAATAATAGCGGTACCTGATTGGCTGGTCTATTTTGGTCCCTCCTCCAGTATGTCAGCTGTGTTTTTAAAGCAATGCTAGCGCTTTGCGTCATTGCAGCCCACGTCGGTCCCACCTCTCAGTGGACATAtacttttatttcaattttacCTTACATAGTTTACTTTTTCGTCGAGCCTCTAGGAGTGCTTCAAAGCTGTTCGTTATAACTATTTTAGTATTTCGGCTTCAAATGGATTAACATTCGTTACCTGTGGCCAAGCTAGTTAATGAGAAAGATTGAAGTTAGCCAAAGTTATCAGGCTGTGTTTTTTCTGGAccctttttgtatttgttttaaaaaaacatgaatgTCAATGACTGCCTCGTATCTGCTCCGGGGAAGGCAATTCTCCACGGAGAGCACGCAGTCGTACACGGAAAGGTAAAAGCCACACGCTCAAAGCAAAGCAACAAAGCTTTTAAACGTTATATTTTGTGAATGACTACACCACAATATACTGTTGTTGAAAGCTGACAATCAATAGTTTTGCAGTCGGATACTTGGGTTTCATTAACATTTTACTTGCTGTTGTTGATCCATTTCAGATTGCACTTGCTGTTAGTTTAAATCTAAGAACATACTTGAAGTTGAAAGCCACCACCACTGGCAAAGTTTGCATCAACCTTCCCAACATTGACACCTTCCTTTGCTGGGATGTGTCTGAGCTGAAGAGGCTCACACATCATTCATGTGGTAAGGAATGCtccaaaatttaaaaataaattatcattcaataaatgtttatttatatagccctaaatcacaagtgtctctaagggctgcacaaaccacaacgacatcctcggtagagcccacataagcaggccgcggaattccgccgattttggcaccgccagggtcatttatataatttaatgccaatgtgtgaaggcaccagattggctagctcttctgtcagctctcccgtccaaaggcaaaacccagtaactcaattttggtcaaaactgaggtGAGactaattttggagttcctaggtgatatgctttacattagtgtatgcgatattgtaatttgttccgtaagtaagctgttacgcgcatggcaggacctagcaactaccacataaccgtgtagatacaacagaaaaacctagtatctcaagggaccaatcgtagcttctttgtcagtcgccttattgtctttaatgagacatttgtacaaatgggggccgacggtcaacctgattatgtgatattatggcacgaggggatatttggaagattggcccaggacgttgcaagcaccttcattaaatgtattgttcttgattcttccccttgcatactcttttgggcagataactgtggaggtcaaaataaaaactggacgctgtacacggctcttgcccaatgtgcaaacgcagaatggggcccacccgagattgtgataaaatatctggagaaagggcacaggttcatgagagcagattcaatccatggctcaatcggcaagaaaatgaaagcgcaagaaaacatctatacgtttgatgactttgtagatctttgtaagacagcatcaagatagattggttttcctttgttctctcaaaatcagctagaagtgagttactaggttttgcctttggacgggagagctgacgacatcaaccaatgacattgcccgttataggcgtctgcacgcgtctgcaccaatgacattgcccgttatagacgTCTGCACGtgtcgtttgccgacaatatctagtccctgatcctcgattagggcttcacggtggaagaggggttagtgcgtctgcctcacaatacgaaggtcctgcagtcctgggttcaaatccaggctcgggatctttctgtgtggagtttgcatgttctccccgtgaatgcgtgggttccctccgggtactccggcttcctcccacttccaaagacatgcacctggggataggttgattggcaacactaaattggccctagtgtgtgaatgtgagtgtgagtgttgtctgtctaattgtgttggccctgcaatgaggtggcgacttgtccagggtgtaccccgccttccgcccgattgtagctgagataggagccagcgccccccgcgaccccaaaagggaataagcggtagaaaatggatggatggatgatcctcaattattgtgagcctTTCTGAActcatattctgtttatattggttgtgtttatcggcgactaatctggaaagaaaacgcagtagctctcaattaacacgtttctttattgactAAACAGTTTCAGACaatggttaagcttattcaagataggaatgcttcattagctAAATATATCGATAAGGGCgcgagaaacaagtggaactgggcatggctcgatatatctacCAAACTGAAAGTGAAGATTAACAAaaatatcgtagaagtagacgaactgatcagctttttcattgcaaagtgcgatgaacccggatgtgcttatattgcaaggacattgtgaactgtGGATCTCGGGtaaaggtggcactctttgaccacgcgaaatcggcaaggcatctaagtaaagtgagtttacggagaagtaatttttcactgggatctgccttcaagctgaagtcaaacatcgtcacaaatgcTGCCTCAAATCAAGTATCGAAGCCCCCCACCTCCGATTCGGCTCCTCTCACAACAATCAACGACAGACGAGTCCATTCAGAGGTACAATACACGATCTTAtgtatttcaaaatgtttatatttaatccatttgtaggcctataatccaaaagtgtgcaagaatttgatacATATGTAAACTTGtttacataaatt from Nerophis ophidion isolate RoL-2023_Sa linkage group LG07, RoL_Noph_v1.0, whole genome shotgun sequence includes these protein-coding regions:
- the mmab gene encoding corrinoid adenosyltransferase isoform X2 yields the protein MAAFVIKPSLLHCVLRTVRQLRVRQTRETPFLWRSYASDGDNRVPKIYTKTGDKGFSSTFTGERRPKEDHIFEALGNTDELSSAIGLAREFCLEKGHAFTHQLDKIQCVLQDVGSNIATPRSSARESHRTRTNFTATPIADLESWIDALTEELPPLTNFILPSGGKSSAALHLARTVCRRAERRLSDYLFTVARYAALQENNKEKIYTRPEM
- the mmab gene encoding corrinoid adenosyltransferase isoform X1; its protein translation is MAAFVIKPSLLHCVLRTVRQLRVRQTRETPFLWRSYASDGDNRVPKIYTKTGDKGFSSTFTGERRPKEDHIFEALGNTDELSSAIGLAREFCLEKGHAFTHQLDKIQCVLQDVGSNIATPRSSARESHRTRTNFTATPIADLESWIDALTEELPPLTNFILPSGGKSSAALHLARTVCRRAERSVAPIVRSGEADPDVARFLNRLSDYLFTVARYAALQENNKEKIYTRPEM